Part of the Streptomyces sp. NBC_00457 genome, CCAGTCGAGGTCGAACACCGTCGTCCCCGCCTTCGCCCGGTGGGCCAGCGCGGCGAGCGTCGCCGAGCGGCTCGGCTCCTCGCTCAGCCCCGTCCCGGTGATCCAGAAGACCGACGCTTCCCGCACCGCGTCCAGGTCCAGCTCGCCCGGAGCGATGTCCAGGTCGGGGGCCTTGGGCAGGCGGTAGAAGTACAGTGGGAAGTCGTCCGGCGGGAAGATCTCGCAGAACGTCACCGGGGTGGGCGCGAGGCCCGACGTACCGACGAAGCGGCTGTCGACGCCGTAGCCCTCCAGCGCCGTACGGACGAAGTCCCCGAACGGGTCCCGGCCCGTCTTGGTGATCACGGCAGCGGTACGCCCGTAGCGGGCGGCGGCGACGGCGACATTGGTGGGGCTGCCGCCGAGGTACTTGCCGAACGAGGTGACCTCGGCCAGCCCCACGCCTGTCTGGAGCGGATACACATCCACTCCGACGCGGCCCATGGTCAGCACTTCGAACGGCATCACAGCTGGCTTCCCTTCGAGCAGACAAGCTTGAAGCGCTTGAATAGCGCGCTCTAGTCGAGAACGATGACTCCGTCCGAATGTCATGTCAATAGGTTGTTGCTACGAGGTTTCGCGGGCTACTGGACGGTGACTGCCTTGCCGTCGGCATCGGCGGAGGCCACGACCGCGTCGATGACGCGCAGGTTGTGCAGCCCGTCGGCGAGGGTGGGGCACGGGGGAAGGCGGTCCAGGCCCGCGATCTGCTCCAGGAAGGCGCGGGCCTGCCAGACGAAGAACTCGTGCTGGCCGTGGCCCACGCTGGGGAAGTCCATGGGCAGGCCACCGGCGATGTAGGGGTGGCCGGGGCCGACCACCACGCGCCGGTAGCCGTCCACGGGGGCGGAGGCCGCCGCGTCGGCGATGGTGAACTCCGCGGGCCGTGACAGTTCGAAGGTCGCCGCACCGCCCCTCGTGAACACCTCGAAACCAAGGGAGTTGGCCAGCCTGCGGGCGATGCGCGAGACGGAGAAGGTGCCGACGGCGCCGGAGGCGAACGTCGCGGTGAAGGTGGCGAGGTCCTCGTTCTCCACCGGCTGCCGCTCCTGGCTCACCTGCACGTTCGCCGAGTGCCCCACTGTGGTGCCCAGGGGTGTCGGCCGCTCGCGGACCTGTATGGACAGCACCGCACCCTGCACGCTGCGCACCGGCCCGCAGAAGTACTCGCCGAGATCGATGAGGTGACTGCCGACGTCGGACAGCGCGCCGGAACCGGGCCCGCCACGGTAGCGCCAGCTGATGGGGGCGTCGGGGTCGTGTCCGTAGTCGCACCAGTAGTGCCCGTTGAAGTGCTGCACGGGGCCGAGCGAGCCCTCCAGCACCTGCTGCCGGATGGCGTTGACGGCGGGGGAGCGGCGGAAGGTGAAGCCGGTCGCGGCCACCAGGCCGGTGTTCTCGGCGGCCTTCACCATGGCCTGGGCGTCGGCCACGGACGGTGCGAGGGGCTTCTCGCACAGCACGTGCTTGCCCGCCGCCAGCAGCGCCTCGACGATCTCGCGGTGCAGATGGTTGGCGACCACGACGCTGACCGCGTCGATGTCCTCGGCCTCGACGATCGCCCGCCAGTCGGTCTCGGCCCGCTCGTAGCCGTAGCGGCGGGCGGCGTCCCGGGCGAAGGGCTCGTGAGCATCGGCTACGGCGACCAGGCGGACCTCGGGCAGTCCTGCGCCGTACAGGGTCGCGGCCTGCCGGTAGCCGTTGAGGTGGGCTCGGCCCGCCATTCCGGCCCCGATGACCGCCACCCTGATCGGTGTTGTGTCCATGGTGATTCCCCTCCGGTGGCCGGCCAGGCAATGAATTAAAACGCTTTAAACCCTGGTACTATCAGCGGCGTCACAGATAGATGTCAAGGCTGTTACCGCAGATTCAGCAGAACCGGCAGAACCGGCAGAACCATGGAGGTCGTGTGGAAGAGCTCGGCTCCGGCGGCCCCGTGGGCGGCAACGGCGGGGCTGCGCGTCCCCGGCTGGAGGATGTCGCCGCGCGCGTCGGCTTGTCGACGGCGTCGGTGTCGCTGGTGCTGCGCAACATCCCCGGCCCCAGCGAGCGCACCCGGCAGCGCGTGCTGAAAGCCGCCGCCGAGCTGGGCTACCGTCCCGACCGCACGGCCAGCGCCCTGGCCAGCAGGCGCAGCAGGCTGCTCGGAGTCATGATCGACGTCCACAGCGCCTTCCAGGCCGAGCTGGTCGAGCATCTCCACACAGCCGCCGAGGGCGTCGGATACGACCTGGTCCTGAGTACCCAGACCCGGACCCGCGACGAGAGCACGGCCGTCGAGACGCTCCTCGCCTTCCGCTGCGAAGCCCTGATCCTGCTCGGCCCGGTGGCGCCCGCCTCCGTCCTCGCCGACCTCGACCGCAGGGCGCCCGTCATCTCGGTGGGGCGCAGGATCACCGGCGCCGACCTCGACGTCGTCCGCAGCGCCGACGACGACGGAGTAGGCCAGGTCGTCGACCACCTGGTGGGTCTCGGTCACCGCGCGATCGCGTACGTCGACGGCGGCAAGGGCGTCATCGCCACCGACCGGCGCCGCGGCTACCGGGCCGCCATGCGCCGTCACGGTCTCGACGAGCGGATCAGGGTCCTGCACGGGGACCTCACCGAGGAGGCCGGCGAGAAGGCCGGGCGGCATCTCCTCGGCGGCGACCTACCGACCGCGGTTGTCGCGTTCAACGACCGGAGCGCCATCGGGCTGCTCACGGCCCTGCGGGGGGCCGGGGTCGACGTCCCCGGCGCCGTGTCCGTCGCGGGCTACGACGACGACACCCTGTCCCGGCTGAGCTGCTTCAACCTCACCACCGTCAGCCAGAACGCCGAGGAGCAGGCCCGGCAGGCCGTCACGGCCGCCGTCGAACGCCTCGACCAGGGGCGCACGGCACCTCGGGAGATCGTCCTCGCTCCCTCGCTGGTCGTACGGGCGACCACGAGCCGACCGCGCTGATCCCGCCGAGCCGTCGAGTCGTCTGGCCGCTGTGCGTGGCGTGGAAGGCCTGAACCAGGCCTCCGGGCAGCACATATGTGGCTGATGCACTTTTATGCGACAGGCGCACGCCGCAGCGTGCACTCGTGAGCGAACTCTTGACACATTCCCGAAACGCAAGCATGCTCTGCGCACCGCTTAGGACTTAAAGCGATTTAAAGAGCTCGCTGAATCCACGCTCACACCTCGATCGAGCGTTGCCGTGCCGGGTACCGGACACCGCCGCAACGAGTTGTCCCAGCACCCCGCGCCCCGAGACATGCCTGGTCCCGCTCACGCCCTCAATCGGCACCACATGAAGGAGCACCCGCACATGGAACGCACCCAGATCCGGCGGCAGTCCGGCCGTCGTCTCTCCAGAAGCGGCCTGACCTTGGTGAGCCTGCTTGCCGTGACGGCGGCCGCGCTGACCGGGTGCGCCAGCGGTAAGGCCACCGGCGATACATCGGGGCAGTCGACGGCGCCGGCCGAGGGCGGAACGACGTCCGGCACGAAGAGCAACGGCAAGAACAGCATCTACGTCATCGGCGGCAAGTCCGACGACCCGTTCTTCTCCGCGGTCAAGCGCGGTGTCGAGGACGCGACGAAGCTGGTGAAGGCGGGCGGCGGCAAGGTCACCTACCTCGGTCCGCAGAACTACGACAACCTCGGCCCGGATGTCGCCAAGCTGACGCTGACCGCCATCTCGCAGAACCCGTCGGCGATCCTCGTACCGGACTGGGTGCCCGAGAACCAGGACTCCGCGATCAAGCAGGCCATCGCCAAGGGCATCCCGGTGTTCATCTACAACTCGGGCGGCATCGAAGCGGCCAAGCGGGTCGGCGCGGTGAAGTACATCGGGTCGGACGACTACGAGGCCGGCAAGGCGGGCGGCGCGAAATTCGCCGAAGAGGGCGCCAAGAACATCCTGTGCGTCAACACCGTCCCCGGGCTCCGCCAACCAGGAGGCCCGCTGCAAGGGCATCAAGGACGGCGCCACGAGCAAGGGCGCCGCTTCGAAGCAACTCCCCCTGCCCTCCTCCAACTTCGGCAACCCGTCCGCCGTCACCCAGGCGATCAAGGGCGCGCTGCTGAAGGACGGCAGCATCGACGCCGTGGTGACGATCGGCGTCGGGGACGCCGACAGCGCCGCCGCCGCGATCAAGCAGGCCGGCGCCGGCGACAAGATCAAGCTGGGCACCTTCGACCTCTCGCAGAGCCAGCTCGACCGGATCAAGGCCGGCGACCAGATGTTCGCCATCGACCAGCAGCCGTACCTGCAGGGCTTCTACGTCGTGTCGATCGCCAACCAGTACCTGTCCTACGGCGTACTCCCGCCGCAGAACCCGATCCTGACCGGCCCGCTCCTGGTCACCGCCGACAACGTCGACGCGGCGATCGCGGGTGCCAAGGCCGGCGTCCGCTGATCCCTCCCGATCCACGAAGGTGACACAGCCCGATGACAACCTCACTTACCGGAACGACGGCCGGGAAAGAGCCCGCCGTCGCCGTGCCGAAGCAGTCCGAGAGCCCCTTGGGGCAACTGCGCCACCGCCCCGAGGTCGGCGCGCTCATCGGAACGATCAGTGTCTTCGTCTTCTTCGCGATCTTCGGCGGCGAGAAGTTCCTGGCCCCGGCGGGCGCGGCGAGCTGGCTGAACATCGCCGCCGAGCTCGGCATCATCGCCATCCCCGTCGGGCTGCTGATGATCGCCGGTGAACTCGACGTGTCCGTGGGCTCGGTACTGGCCGGCAGCTCCATGACGCTGGCCATCGTCTCCGGCCACTGGGGCGCCCCGATGACCGTCGGCATCCTGTGCGCGCTCGGGCTCGGGCTGCTGGTCGGCCTGCTCAACGGGATCATCGTCACGCGCACCAACGTCCACTCACTGATCGTCACGCTGGCCACGCTGTCCGGTCTGGCCGGTCTCACTCTTGGCCTGTCCCGCGTCACGACCGGCACCACGAGCGTCCCCATCAACCCCGACCCGCTGTCGAAGTCGCTGTTCGGGCAGCTGATCGGCGGTCAGTTCGAGGTGGCGATCTTCTGGTGGATCGGCATCGCGGTTCTCGTCACGGTGCTGCTGACGATGATGAAGTACGGCAACTGGATCTTCGCCATCGGCGGCGACAAGGAGAGCGCCCGCGCCACGGGCATCCCGGTCGCCCGGGTGAAGATCGCCCTGTACATGGCCAGCGGTTTGGGTGCCGCCCTGGTCGGCGTGATCCAGACGATCCTCTACAACGGCGCCCAGGTCGCCAACGGCCAGTCCTTCGTCTTCAATTCCATCATCGCCGTGGTCATCGGCGGTGTGCTGCTCACCGGCGGCTACGGCTCGGTCGTCGGCGTCGGACTGGGCACGCTGACGTTCGCCATCGTCAACCAGGGCATCTACTACACCGGTTGGAACTCCGACTGGGCCAGCCTGATCCTCGGCATCCTCATCCTCGCGGCGGTCCTGATGAACAACACCTTCCGCCGGCTCGCCCTGTCCTACAAGCCCCGATCCGCGAAGAAGGCCTGACCATGACCGCACCCCTTCTGCGCCTGACCGGCATCAGCAAGTCGTTTCTCGGCACCAACGCGCTGCAGGACATCTCCCTCGAGGTGGAGCCCGGCAAGGTGCTGTGCCTGCTCGGCGACAACGGCGCCGGCAAGTCGACCCTGATCAAGATCCTCTCCGGCTTCCACAAGCCCACCACCGGCACGATCGAGATCAACGGCGAACCGGTCGTCTTCGACAGCCCGCGCGACGCCAGCGACCGGGGCATCGCCACCGTGCACCAGTTCGGCGGCACCTTCCCGTTGATGGGCGTCGGGCGCTGCTTCTTCGTCGGCGCCGAACCCACCAAGGGCTGGGGCCCGTTCAAGCTGTTCGACAAGAAGCTGGCCGGCGAGATCGCCGTACGAGAGATGCAGTCCCTCGGCATCACCCGCGTCACCGACGGCGGCCGTCTCGTGGGCAGCCTCTCCGGCGGTGAGCGCCAGGCCCTGGCCATCGCCCGTGCCGTCTACTTCGGCGCCAACGTCCTCATCCTCGACGAGCCCACCGCCGCCCTCGGCGTCAAGGAGGCCGCCCACGTCCTGCGGATCATCATGCAGGCCCGCGCCAAGGGCGTAGCCGTCATCCTCGTCACCCACAACGTCCGCCACGCCATGATGGTCGGCGACCACTTCGCCGTCCTCATCCGAGGCCAGAAGGCCGACGACTTCCGCAAGGGCGAACGCACCCGGGAGCAGATCACCGACCTCATGGCCGGCGGCGAGGCCATGGCCCACCTCGAAGCGGAACTGGCCGACATGCAACTCCAGGCCGAGACGGAAGCCTGACACTGTGCCCTCCACCGGCCAAGAGGGCTCAGCCTCTGCGTTCGCTCAGCCGAACAGCCTGCTGAGCAGGCCTCCGCCTGCGTCTTCGTCAGGACGCTCCGCAGCCGGAATCTCGCGTTGGTCGGAAATGCCCCCGATTCGATTCACGCCGTGCTCAGGCGACGAGCTCGGCACTTCATGTCCGACATGCTCCGGCTGGTCATTCCCGGAAGCGGATTGAACAATGCTGCCGCTGTTCTCTTCGTCCCCGGCGGTGGCCGGGCCAATGCTGCCGAGGACTGCTGCGGCAGCCATGGCGGTTACGGTCAGGAGCGTGCGGATGCGCATGTGGGGCGTTCTCCGTTCGAGTACGGAACATTGGACCGGCCCATATCATCATCAATTGTGAAATCCGAAGCCCAATGCGCCCATCTGTGGGCGAGGCGTCCCATAAAGCAGGTGGACCGTGACGGGGGAGTGTCAGCCGCTGAGCAGGAGCCGCGAAGGGTGACGATGCGGAGACCTCGGTGCGGTCGCCTCGACTGCCCTCGGTACGGCGCTCCACGCACGCCTCGCTCAGCCTGGAACCGGCACCGATCCGGTGTCGCCGACCCGCCCGGATCGGATCGTCTTGGTGCGCATGCGGACTGGGCGACCGGTCCGCGCGCGGAAGTGCGTCAGCCGCGCTGCCAGGTGTCCAGCAGGGCGAGGGCGTTGTCCACGCCCTGATCGAGGAGCTCTTCGGCGAGTTGACTGTCGGTCAAGGCGCGGGAAAGCTGCAGTGTCCCGGCCATCAGGCCGAGGAGGCTGAGCGCCTTCACACGCGCGGAGGACGGGTCCTCGGGCACCATGCGTTCGGCAATGCCCTCGACGAGGACCAGCACGCCGTCGGTGTACGCCTGCCTGGTTGTGTCGGTGCAGCGCCCGATCTCGTCGAGCAGCGCGGCGTTGGGGCAGCCGTCGCCAAGGCTCTCGCGGTGCTGGGGCGACAGGTACCCGCGCACAATCTGCTCGAGTCCGGCACGGCCAGGAGCAGCCCGCGCGACGACCTCCTCGGCCTGTACCTTCAACTGGTCGGCGATTGCCGTGGTGACGAGGTCGTCTTTGGATTCGAAGTGGGCGTAGAAGGCCCCATTGGTCAGCCCCGCGTCCTTCATGAGCGTCGAGACCCCGGAGCCGTCGATACCGTCCTGCTTGAGCCGGCGGCCCGCCGTCTCGATGATCCGCCGCCTCGTCTCCTGCTTGTGCTCTTTTGCGTACCGGACCACAGCACACGCTCCTTCGCCGACCGGAAGGGCTGGTTGCCCTTCACGGACTCACCAGTCTATGGTATTGCGAACGTAATCCAAAGAGGCGGCAGCGGCGACGGGCGAGCGTGGGGCTTTCATCAGTGAAGGCAGACACGGCCCCATCAGTTGTGCTGTTCGGTGTCTGCGTCTATCAGGGCGAGGGCGTTGCGGATGCCTTGTTCGAGGAGCTGGTCGGCGAGGTGCCGGTCGGTGAGGGCGCGGGAGAGTTGCAGTGTCCCGGCCATCATGCCGAGGAGGCCGAGTGCCTTCAGACGCGCCGAGGGCGGGTCGTGGGGTGCCAGGCGGGCGGCGAAGCCGTCGATGAGGACGAGCGCGCCCTCGGTGTACGCCTGCCTGGTGGGATCTGTGGCGCGTCCGATCTCGTCGAGCAGGGCGGCGTTGGGGCAGCCGTCCTCGATGCTGTCGCGCTGTTCGGGGGAGAAGTACCAGCGGATCATCTGCTCGAGTCCGGCACGGCCGGGTGCCGCCTGCGCGACGATGTTCTCGTGCTGTGCGCGCATCTGGTCGGCGACCGCGGTGGTGACGAGTTCGTCCTTGGATGTGAAGTAGGCGTAGAAGGTGCCGTGGGTCAGGCCGGCGTCCCTCATGAGCGTGGCAACTCCGGAGCCGTCGATGCCGTTGCGCTTGAGTCGGCGGCCGGCCTTCGCGATGATCCGCTGCCGTGTCTGCTGCTTGTGTTCTTTCGTGTACCGCACGATGCGTTCCTCCATGGGAGCCGGGGCTTGCGCCCCGGCTGCCGTCCGGGTCGGGTCAGTGTGCCGCGCCTGCGAGGAGAGCCGGGAAGTTGATCCTGGCGGTCTGCAGTTTCGGGTCGTGGGGCTCGGGGACCCCGCCGTTGGTGACGTAGAGCCGGTCGCCGCGGATCGCGGTCGCGGAGGGCGAGGTGAGACCGTCCGCGCTGGTCAGGACGGGCTTGTAGGTGCCGTTGGGGTAGATGACCACGACCCTGTCCGGACCGTTCTGCGAAGAGGAGCCGTTCTGCGCCGCGAAGACCACGTCGGAGCGGGGGGTGAGGAAGCTGATGTCGTCGATGTTGGGCAGGCCGCCGGTGACCTGGCGGATGGGGCCGGCCGTGCCGGTGGGGGTGACCGGGATCTGCAGCAGGGTGCCCTTGTTGAAGTTGGTGGCCCACAGGGCGCCGTTGTGGAACCTGAGCCCGTTGGCGCCGATCGGCAGGGCTTCGGTCGGCACTGGCGCGAGCGCGGCATCGGTCAGCCACGGGGTCACCGATCCGCCCGCGACGGGAACGGACCAGATGGTGCCCTTGAGGCTGTCGGCGATGTAGAGGGTGCGTCCGGCCGCATCGATGGCCAGCCCGTTGGGGCCCGAGTCGGGGGCCAGCGCGGCGATGCGCTGGGGGGTGCCGTCCGGAAGCAGCTTGTACACGCCGTTCCTGGCCGCGTTGCCCGCGGCCCACACGCTGTAGTAGACGGTGCCGTCACTGCCACGGGTGTTGCCGCTGATCGCCTCACCCACCTGCCCGGTGACGAGCACGGTGCGCTCTCCGGACGCGGAGATACGCATCAGCTGCGGCCCATGGGTGCGCTCGCACACCGCGCAACTGCCGAGCATGGACAGGGTCACCGAGCCGTCGGGGTTGACGGTGATGTTCTCGGGGACCTCGCCGACGGCGTAGTCGAACGTCGCCGTGGTCCGTACGTCGGTGACCACGGATCCGCCGGACCAGCGTCCCGTCTGTCCCGTTCCTGCGGACGCGGACGGCGCCGAGACCAGGACGCCCGCCGCCGCGGCGACCGCCAGCGCCATGACGCCCTTCCTCCTCGCCTTCCCGAAACGCCGGGTGCTCGATGCACTGCGCCGGACCGTGTGCTGACCTTGCTGCTGCATGACTCTCCTCGGTAAATCAACGAGTAACTGATCGATTGATCAGTGGCTTTGGGGACATCAGAGACGTCAGAGACATTGGGATGTCGGGTACATCGGAGATGGTTCGGGCGGAATCAGCGCCCTCGAAGCCGGACCGGCGTGTCAGTCGGGCAGGCGGTTGTTCTTGCGGATCTGCTTGTCGAACGCTCCGGCGGGGACGAGGCGGCGCGCCTTGGTGACGCGTGAGGCCAGCGGGCCGGCGGTGTACCGCAGCTTCGGCTTCTTGTCGGTGGCCGCGGTGACGATCGCCTTGGCGACGACGGCGGGGTCATCGCCCTTCTCCATCGCCTCCGCGACCATCTCGTCGAAGTCGCGTCGTCGCTCCGCGTACAGGGGCAGCGGGGTGTCGGGCTGCGCGGCGTTGGTTTCGAAGGGGGTCTTGGTGTAGGCGGGCTGGACGATGAGGACCCGGATGCCGTGTTCACGGACCTCGTGGTCCAGGGACTCGGAGTAGCCCTCGATGGCGTGCTTCGACGCGACGTAGAGGGCCATGAAGGGCTGGGGGGCGACCCCGAGGACGGACGAGATGTTGATGATGCGTCCGCCGCCCTGGGCCCGCATGTGCGGCAGGACGGCCTTCGTCATGCGGATGACACCGAGGACGTTGATGTTCAGGACGCTCTGGGCTTGGGCGACGGAGTTCTCCTCGACGGCGCCCGACGCGCCGATCCCGGCGTTGTTGACCAGGACGTCGATCCGCCCGAACCGGTCGATCACCTCTGCGACGGCGGCGGTGGCCGAGTAGTCACTGCCCACGTCGAGATCGAGGTACGTCACGCCGGGGGGCGGGGTGAGCCCGGAAGTCTTGCGGCCGGTTCCGATCACCTCGAACCCCGCCGCGACGAAGCCGCGGGCCGTCTCCTTGCCGATCCCCGATGACGCACCTGTCACGAGCACTACCGGTCGAGTTGTCAGCATCACGGAATCCTTTGTTTAGCTTACGTTCGTATGTCTTACGTTCGTATGACCATAGAGTGGTCGTGGGCCGATGGCAAGTGGTCGCGCCCGGCGATCCGAAAAGTTCTGAGAGGGCGGTATGCGATTCGGTAGGTGTTGTGGGCTGAACACCGTGAGCGAGCGCAAGCCCTACAAGACCGTCCTGTCCGACGAGCCGTGGGCGCTGATCGAGCCGGTGATCGCCGCGTGGAAGGCCGCGCGCCCCTCGGTCAGCGGCCCTCAGGGCCGGTACGAAGTGCGGGGAATCGTCAACGCGCTCCTCTGCCAGGGCCGCACCGCTGCCAGTGGGACCTGCTTCCGCACGACCTGCCGCCGCGCGGAGCGGTTAGCCGCCCGGCGGCCCCCGACCAGCCTGCCTACCCCAGTTGAAAGGCGGCTTACCTCACACGTGCGGCTGGCTGAGGGCTCGGTTGTCGTCGGGCATGCTTCGGCCATGGACATGCCCGACAACCTGTCCGAGTCCGAGCAGCGCCTCGTGGCGAGGGCCCGCCAGGAGATGGTGGTCGACTTCCGAACCGACGACGCTTACGGCCCCAACGAGGCGGAACAGTGGAGCGAGGAGCGTCGGGTCCGCGCCGTAGTGATCGCTGCCCTGGTGTCCGGCGCGGACTCGCTCAGCCGATTCACCCTGTGCGGGGTCAGGGTCTCCGGCGACCTCGACCTGGCCAACGCACGACTGCAGACCTCGCTCCTGTTCGAGCACTGCGTGTTCGACGGCAACCTGTTGCTGACGGAGGCAGCCACCCGCAGCGTCAGGCTGCGCGGCTGCTACCTCTCCCACATCAACGCGGCCCGTATCACTCTCGACGGGGAACTGGAGGTCGCGGGCTGCCGACTCGACAAGCTGTCGCTCTACGGAGCGCG contains:
- the iolC gene encoding 5-dehydro-2-deoxygluconokinase; translation: MPFEVLTMGRVGVDVYPLQTGVGLAEVTSFGKYLGGSPTNVAVAAARYGRTAAVITKTGRDPFGDFVRTALEGYGVDSRFVGTSGLAPTPVTFCEIFPPDDFPLYFYRLPKAPDLDIAPGELDLDAVREASVFWITGTGLSEEPSRSATLAALAHRAKAGTTVFDLDWRPMFWGDPAQARDYYAEALRHTTVAVGNLDECEVATGEREPYAAAKALLAAGVELAVVKQGPKGVLAMDRDGSTAEIPPVPVDVVNGLGAGDAFGGALCHGLLSGWETRRTVSFANAAGAIVAGRLSCSDAMPTEAEVEAKLREASLASPDGSSERKA
- a CDS encoding Gfo/Idh/MocA family protein, with translation MDTTPIRVAVIGAGMAGRAHLNGYRQAATLYGAGLPEVRLVAVADAHEPFARDAARRYGYERAETDWRAIVEAEDIDAVSVVVANHLHREIVEALLAAGKHVLCEKPLAPSVADAQAMVKAAENTGLVAATGFTFRRSPAVNAIRQQVLEGSLGPVQHFNGHYWCDYGHDPDAPISWRYRGGPGSGALSDVGSHLIDLGEYFCGPVRSVQGAVLSIQVRERPTPLGTTVGHSANVQVSQERQPVENEDLATFTATFASGAVGTFSVSRIARRLANSLGFEVFTRGGAATFELSRPAEFTIADAAASAPVDGYRRVVVGPGHPYIAGGLPMDFPSVGHGQHEFFVWQARAFLEQIAGLDRLPPCPTLADGLHNLRVIDAVVASADADGKAVTVQ
- a CDS encoding LacI family DNA-binding transcriptional regulator, coding for MEELGSGGPVGGNGGAARPRLEDVAARVGLSTASVSLVLRNIPGPSERTRQRVLKAAAELGYRPDRTASALASRRSRLLGVMIDVHSAFQAELVEHLHTAAEGVGYDLVLSTQTRTRDESTAVETLLAFRCEALILLGPVAPASVLADLDRRAPVISVGRRITGADLDVVRSADDDGVGQVVDHLVGLGHRAIAYVDGGKGVIATDRRRGYRAAMRRHGLDERIRVLHGDLTEEAGEKAGRHLLGGDLPTAVVAFNDRSAIGLLTALRGAGVDVPGAVSVAGYDDDTLSRLSCFNLTTVSQNAEEQARQAVTAAVERLDQGRTAPREIVLAPSLVVRATTSRPR
- a CDS encoding substrate-binding domain-containing protein, coding for MKDGATSKGAASKQLPLPSSNFGNPSAVTQAIKGALLKDGSIDAVVTIGVGDADSAAAAIKQAGAGDKIKLGTFDLSQSQLDRIKAGDQMFAIDQQPYLQGFYVVSIANQYLSYGVLPPQNPILTGPLLVTADNVDAAIAGAKAGVR
- a CDS encoding ABC transporter permease, which encodes MTTSLTGTTAGKEPAVAVPKQSESPLGQLRHRPEVGALIGTISVFVFFAIFGGEKFLAPAGAASWLNIAAELGIIAIPVGLLMIAGELDVSVGSVLAGSSMTLAIVSGHWGAPMTVGILCALGLGLLVGLLNGIIVTRTNVHSLIVTLATLSGLAGLTLGLSRVTTGTTSVPINPDPLSKSLFGQLIGGQFEVAIFWWIGIAVLVTVLLTMMKYGNWIFAIGGDKESARATGIPVARVKIALYMASGLGAALVGVIQTILYNGAQVANGQSFVFNSIIAVVIGGVLLTGGYGSVVGVGLGTLTFAIVNQGIYYTGWNSDWASLILGILILAAVLMNNTFRRLALSYKPRSAKKA
- a CDS encoding ATP-binding cassette domain-containing protein; this encodes MTAPLLRLTGISKSFLGTNALQDISLEVEPGKVLCLLGDNGAGKSTLIKILSGFHKPTTGTIEINGEPVVFDSPRDASDRGIATVHQFGGTFPLMGVGRCFFVGAEPTKGWGPFKLFDKKLAGEIAVREMQSLGITRVTDGGRLVGSLSGGERQALAIARAVYFGANVLILDEPTAALGVKEAAHVLRIIMQARAKGVAVILVTHNVRHAMMVGDHFAVLIRGQKADDFRKGERTREQITDLMAGGEAMAHLEAELADMQLQAETEA
- a CDS encoding TetR/AcrR family transcriptional regulator, which encodes MVRYAKEHKQETRRRIIETAGRRLKQDGIDGSGVSTLMKDAGLTNGAFYAHFESKDDLVTTAIADQLKVQAEEVVARAAPGRAGLEQIVRGYLSPQHRESLGDGCPNAALLDEIGRCTDTTRQAYTDGVLVLVEGIAERMVPEDPSSARVKALSLLGLMAGTLQLSRALTDSQLAEELLDQGVDNALALLDTWQRG
- a CDS encoding TetR/AcrR family transcriptional regulator, translating into MVRYTKEHKQQTRQRIIAKAGRRLKRNGIDGSGVATLMRDAGLTHGTFYAYFTSKDELVTTAVADQMRAQHENIVAQAAPGRAGLEQMIRWYFSPEQRDSIEDGCPNAALLDEIGRATDPTRQAYTEGALVLIDGFAARLAPHDPPSARLKALGLLGMMAGTLQLSRALTDRHLADQLLEQGIRNALALIDADTEQHN
- a CDS encoding SMP-30/gluconolactonase/LRE family protein is translated as MQQQGQHTVRRSASSTRRFGKARRKGVMALAVAAAAGVLVSAPSASAGTGQTGRWSGGSVVTDVRTTATFDYAVGEVPENITVNPDGSVTLSMLGSCAVCERTHGPQLMRISASGERTVLVTGQVGEAISGNTRGSDGTVYYSVWAAGNAARNGVYKLLPDGTPQRIAALAPDSGPNGLAIDAAGRTLYIADSLKGTIWSVPVAGGSVTPWLTDAALAPVPTEALPIGANGLRFHNGALWATNFNKGTLLQIPVTPTGTAGPIRQVTGGLPNIDDISFLTPRSDVVFAAQNGSSSQNGPDRVVVIYPNGTYKPVLTSADGLTSPSATAIRGDRLYVTNGGVPEPHDPKLQTARINFPALLAGAAH
- a CDS encoding oxidoreductase, producing MLTTRPVVLVTGASSGIGKETARGFVAAGFEVIGTGRKTSGLTPPPGVTYLDLDVGSDYSATAAVAEVIDRFGRIDVLVNNAGIGASGAVEENSVAQAQSVLNINVLGVIRMTKAVLPHMRAQGGGRIINISSVLGVAPQPFMALYVASKHAIEGYSESLDHEVREHGIRVLIVQPAYTKTPFETNAAQPDTPLPLYAERRRDFDEMVAEAMEKGDDPAVVAKAIVTAATDKKPKLRYTAGPLASRVTKARRLVPAGAFDKQIRKNNRLPD